The DNA sequence GGTTGAATTCAGTTTCCAATCGCCACAAGGTGCACAGTGCTTTCCAATTTGCGGAACACCTTCATCACCTTCATGATAATTGAGAGGTTAAAACATGTTCCAGACCATCACACACATCAATGCCGTCCCCGCCTTTCTGGGTATGCCTGGCGGTTATGAAATGATCATTGTCGGCATTATTGCCCTGCTGCTGTTTGGCAAACGATTGCCAGAAGTCGCCCGCAGCCTGGGTAAGGGGATTGTCGAATTCAAAAAGGGAGTGAGTGGTATCGAGGACGAAGTCAATCAGGCTTCTTACTCACATTCTCAGCCTGAAACACCACGCCCCAAACCGGAAGAACGTTCGGAAGAATTCACTGCTCCGAAATTCGAAGTTCCCAGTTCCGAACCCAAAGAAGAAAAATCAGAGCAGGCTTAGTAAGAAGGCTTTCTGCTCAGAACTTCCACATCCACGATCCGACCTGACGGTTTCGTCAGGTCGACTACGATCGGCTGAGGTGTCACTTGTTGAGAGATGTTGCCGGCGGCATCTCTCGCAACAACCTGCAGATAAAATTTGGAAGGATTCCCGGGGCGAACCGACCAGGTAAACCGCCCCTGGTCTTCCTGCCACTCCA is a window from the Gimesia benthica genome containing:
- a CDS encoding Sec-independent protein translocase subunit TatA/TatB is translated as MFQTITHINAVPAFLGMPGGYEMIIVGIIALLLFGKRLPEVARSLGKGIVEFKKGVSGIEDEVNQASYSHSQPETPRPKPEERSEEFTAPKFEVPSSEPKEEKSEQA